The Lycium ferocissimum isolate CSIRO_LF1 chromosome 1, AGI_CSIRO_Lferr_CH_V1, whole genome shotgun sequence genome includes a region encoding these proteins:
- the LOC132067012 gene encoding protein MAIN-LIKE 2-like, translating into MIECWRSETHTFHLRTGEATITVQDVEVIYGLQIDGQALYRVEPPEMLPYRQELARLTGFEPLQRDMRGRSRLLRSSLHAHLRLVDLQHPIGEATPQVDVDRRARLYLLIIFGGIMFSNTSGADMSIRYLLFIEDLDQLGCYSWSVAVLAYMYRGFDRASMGERVKVAAFSPLLRVETFSAHSCSPSYNYVAEDMPYARRWSRGRTRGVETDHVILPFRDQLKRRRLSYGRRMIRFWVSCRRFVGLVSTCGLHGVH; encoded by the exons ATGATTGAGTGCTGGCGATCGGAGACccatacatttcatctccgcactGGCGAGGCTACCATCACCGTGCAGGATGTCGAGGTGATTTATGGTCTACAGATTGATGGACAGGCATTGTATAGAGTGGAGCCTCCGGAGATGTTGCCGTATCGCCAGGAGTTGGCTAGGCTCACTGGTTTCGAGCCTCTGCAGAGGGATATGCGTGGACGGAGTCGGTTGTTGCGGTCCTCCCTCCATGCTCACTTGCGCCTCGTAGATCTGCAGCATCCGATCGGCGAGGCGACGCCTCAGGTTGATGTTGACCGACGTGCTCGCTTATATCTtctcatcatattcgggggcatcATGTTCTCGAACACGTCGGGTGCGGATATGAGCATTAGGTATTTGCTCTTTATTGAGGACTTAGACCAGCTCGGATGTTATAGTTGGAGCGTCGCTGTCCTGGCTTACATGTACAGAGGATTTGATCGAGCCTCTATGGGCGAGAGGGTTAAGGTCGCTGCATTTAGCCCTCTTCTTCgt gttgagaccttttcGGCCCATAGTTGCTCACCCTCCTATAACTATGTTGCTGAGGATATGCCATACGCGCGGAGATGGTCGCGAGGCCGTACCAGAGGTGTGGAGACGGACCATGTCATTCTCCCGTTTAGGGATCAGTTAAAGCGCCGGAG GCTTTCATATGGACGCCGTATGATTAGATTTTGGGTCAGCTGCCGGCGTTTTGTAGGGCTGGTGAGCACATGTGGACTGCACGGTGTCCATTGA
- the LOC132067023 gene encoding uncharacterized protein LOC132067023, producing the protein MTTLAAVGHDTLVHEYMTWYMHITRSLIANPSTSRPDGRGYASLSGAYEALLRMTLMIRHESIPLTESTDPEIAAYAARIVYLIDTGMTQAQEWHRVDEDVPEGVPKGGRADRGGRADRGGRAGRGDRAGRGLVDELDDIGRQAPSATDIPSTSSSRPSTSQRPGYTLEMVPPYDPWSSFPQVPVGDLHMGDGDEDLDIIFDDYFLRSTAGPTLPSASPAPRAAQEPSHMPCQEPVDTQAHSSAPVDPSPPVQIDPSPSPATTPGSAQETVEEPAKEPSDQPSQEAVDTQVHSSAHVVQSPPIKLCPEASIEATQVETAAVSHRKHIFTHGLNKGRKDDHAINHPVIKRRREDLDDSEGGGVRRILRP; encoded by the exons ATGACGACTCTAGCGGCGGTCGGACATGACACTCTGGTCCATGAGTACATGACGTGGTACATGCATATCACTCGCTCCTTGATTGCCAACCCCTCGACGTCGCGTCCTGATGGCCGAGGATATGCATCACTCTCAGGAGCGTATGAGGCGCTA CTACGGATGACTCTGATGATACGCCATGAGAGTATTCCCCTTACGGAGTCCACCGACCCCGAGATAGCGGCATATGCAGCACGGATAGTTTATCTTATCGACACTGGTATGACACAGGCACAGGAGTGGCATCGTGTCGATGAGGATGTACCAGAGGGTGTTCCTAAGGGTGGTAGGGCTGATAGAGGTGGGCGGGCTGATAGAGGTGGTCGGGCTGGCAGAGGTGATCGGGCTGGCAGAGGTCTAGTAGATGAGCTTGACGATATAGGTCGTCAGGCTCCGTCGGCTACAGATATCCCGTCGACTTCTTCTTCCAGGCCGTCGACTTCACAGAGACCTGGATATACGCTAGAGATGGTCCCACCTTATGATCCTTGGTCATCATTTCCACAGGTGCCAGTTGGTGATCTACATATGGGAGACGGAGATGAGGACTTGGATATTATTTTCGATGACTACTTTCTTCGTTCTACAGCCGGTCCTACGTTACCATCTGCATCTCCGGCTCCGCGGGCCGCTCAAGAGCCCTCTCACATGCCATGTCAGGAGCCCGTCGACACACAG GCTCATTCTTCTGCGCCTGTGGACCCGTCTCCGCCCGTTCAGATTGACCCGTCTCCATCTCCAGCTACAACTCCGGGTAGCGCTCAGGAGACCGTTGAGGAGCCAGCTAAGGAGCCCTCTGACCAGCCATCTCAGGAGGccgtcgacacacag gttcattcttctgcTCATGTGGTCCAGTCTCCTCCGATTAAGTTATGTCCTGAGGCATCTATTGAGGCTACTCAGGTGGAGACCGCCGCCGTCTCTCACAGGAAGCATATTTTCACCCATGGCCTGAATAAGGGAAGAAAGgatgatcatgccataaatcaTCCTGTCATTAAGAGGAGGAGAGAGGATCTTGATGATAGTGAGGGTGGTGGGGTTAGGAGGATCCTTAGGCCTTAG